A region from the Pseudomonas sp. KU26590 genome encodes:
- the ubiA gene encoding 4-hydroxybenzoate octaprenyltransferase — MYLSLLKSLNRLYPRAWDFVQLTRVDKPIGIYLLLWPTLWAVWIAGKGSPSLSTLLIFVVGVFLMRAAGCVINDFADRKVDGHVKRTEQRPLVSGRVTPKEALILFAVLVGLSFVLVLFTNATTIWLSFGGLALAACYPFMKRYTYYPQVVLGAAFSWGMPMAFTAETGELPAAAWLLYIANLLWTVGYDTYYAMTDREDDLKIGVKSTAVLFGDADRVIILTLQCLALFCLMLAGTRFELGLYFFIGLLVAAGCFAWEFWSTRDKDPQACFKAFLHNHWAGLAIFVGIVLDYALR, encoded by the coding sequence ATGTACCTGTCGTTGCTCAAATCCCTTAACCGTCTGTACCCGCGCGCCTGGGACTTCGTCCAGCTCACGCGCGTCGACAAGCCCATCGGCATTTACCTGTTGCTGTGGCCAACGTTGTGGGCCGTCTGGATCGCAGGCAAAGGCTCGCCGTCTCTGAGCACGCTGCTGATTTTCGTCGTTGGCGTGTTCCTGATGCGCGCGGCGGGCTGCGTGATCAACGACTTCGCCGACCGCAAGGTGGACGGCCATGTCAAACGTACCGAGCAGCGGCCGTTGGTCAGTGGCAGGGTGACGCCAAAAGAAGCACTGATTCTATTCGCCGTGCTGGTGGGGCTGAGTTTTGTGCTGGTGCTATTCACCAACGCGACGACCATCTGGCTGTCTTTCGGCGGTCTAGCGCTCGCTGCGTGTTACCCCTTCATGAAGCGCTACACCTACTACCCGCAAGTGGTGCTGGGCGCGGCGTTTTCGTGGGGCATGCCGATGGCATTCACGGCGGAGACCGGCGAGCTGCCCGCTGCTGCCTGGCTGCTTTACATCGCCAATCTGCTGTGGACGGTGGGATACGACACGTATTACGCGATGACCGATCGCGAGGACGACTTGAAGATCGGGGTGAAATCCACCGCCGTGCTGTTCGGCGACGCGGATCGGGTGATCATCCTGACGCTGCAATGCCTGGCGTTGTTCTGCCTGATGCTGGCGGGTACGCGCTTCGAGCTGGGCCTGTACTTCTTCATCGGCCTGCTGGTAGCGGCGGGATGCTTTGCCTGGGAGTTCTGGTCGACGCGGGACAAAGACCCGCAAGCCTGCTTCAAGGCCTTTTTGCACAACCATTGGGCGGGGCTGGCGATTTTTGTCGGTATCGTGCTGGACTACGCGCTGCGCTGA
- the phoB gene encoding phosphate regulon transcriptional regulator PhoB, protein MAGRSILIVDDEAPIREMIAVALEMAGYDCIEAENSQQAHAVIVDRKPDLILLDWMLPGTSGIELARRLKRDELTGDIPIIMLTAKGEEDNKIQGLEVGADDYITKPFSPRELVARLKAVLRRAAPNDGESPIEVGGLLLDPISHRVTIDGTPAEMGPTEYRLLQFFMTHQERAYTRGQLLDQVWGGNVYVEERTVDVHIRRLRKALGEAYENLVQTVRGTGYRFSTKS, encoded by the coding sequence ATGGCTGGCAGGAGTATTCTGATCGTCGACGACGAAGCGCCCATTCGCGAAATGATTGCCGTCGCACTGGAAATGGCCGGCTATGACTGCATTGAGGCTGAGAATTCGCAACAGGCCCACGCCGTTATCGTCGACCGCAAGCCGGACCTCATCCTGCTCGACTGGATGCTGCCCGGCACATCCGGCATCGAGCTGGCACGTCGTTTGAAGCGTGACGAGCTGACCGGTGACATCCCGATCATCATGCTCACGGCCAAAGGCGAAGAGGACAACAAGATCCAGGGTCTTGAAGTCGGCGCCGATGATTACATCACCAAACCCTTCTCTCCCCGCGAGCTGGTCGCCCGGCTCAAGGCCGTGCTGCGGCGGGCTGCCCCGAACGATGGCGAATCGCCGATCGAAGTGGGCGGTCTGCTGCTGGACCCGATCAGCCACCGCGTGACCATCGACGGCACCCCTGCCGAGATGGGCCCGACCGAATACCGCCTGCTGCAATTCTTCATGACCCATCAGGAACGCGCCTATACCCGCGGGCAGTTGCTCGATCAGGTCTGGGGCGGAAACGTCTACGTGGAAGAGCGCACCGTGGATGTCCACATCCGGCGTCTGCGCAAAGCCCTCGGCGAGGCTTACGAAAATCTGGTACAAACCGTCCGCGGTACTGGCTACCGTTTCTCCACCAAAAGCTGA
- a CDS encoding NAD(P)/FAD-dependent oxidoreductase — protein MNAPVVIIGTGLAGYNLAREFRKLDGETPLLLITADDGRSYPKPMLSTGFGKKKEADGLSMAEPGAMADQLKAEVRTHTRVSGIDPGHKRLWIGEEAVPYRDLILAWGAETVRVPVAGDAAEAIFPINDLEDYARFRAAAAGKKRVLILGAGLIGCEFANDLILGGYEIDLVAPCEQVMPALLHPAAAAALQAGLESLGARFHLGPLMTRLDRADNGLEAHLSDGEVLHCDLVVSAIGLRPRTDLAAAAGLEIGRGVVVDRHLQTSHANIYALGDCAEVDGLNLLYVMPLMNCARALAQTLAGTPTPVKYGPMPVTVKTPVCPLVVSPPPKGSEGVWTVEGGSADIKALCRDGDGNLLGYALTGAAVMDKLALNKALPPLLA, from the coding sequence ATGAACGCACCCGTCGTGATCATCGGTACCGGGTTGGCCGGCTACAACCTCGCTCGCGAATTTCGCAAGCTGGATGGCGAGACGCCGCTCTTACTGATCACCGCCGATGACGGCCGTTCATACCCCAAGCCGATGCTCTCCACCGGCTTTGGCAAAAAGAAGGAAGCCGACGGCCTGAGCATGGCCGAGCCGGGCGCGATGGCCGATCAGCTCAAGGCTGAAGTGCGTACGCACACCCGCGTCAGCGGTATTGATCCAGGCCACAAGCGGCTCTGGATCGGCGAGGAAGCGGTCCCCTACCGTGACCTGATTCTGGCCTGGGGCGCGGAAACCGTGCGCGTACCGGTGGCGGGTGACGCTGCCGAGGCCATATTCCCGATCAATGATCTGGAGGACTACGCGCGCTTCCGTGCCGCAGCCGCCGGCAAGAAGCGGGTGTTGATCCTCGGCGCAGGCCTGATCGGCTGCGAGTTCGCCAATGACCTGATCCTGGGCGGCTACGAAATCGACCTGGTTGCGCCGTGCGAGCAGGTGATGCCGGCGCTGTTGCACCCTGCGGCTGCCGCAGCATTACAAGCCGGGCTGGAAAGCCTGGGCGCGCGTTTCCACCTCGGCCCTTTAATGACACGGCTTGATCGTGCCGACAACGGGCTCGAAGCGCACCTGTCCGATGGCGAGGTGCTGCATTGCGATCTTGTGGTGTCAGCCATTGGCCTGCGCCCCCGCACTGATCTCGCCGCAGCGGCGGGCCTTGAAATCGGGCGTGGCGTTGTGGTGGATCGGCATTTGCAGACCTCCCACGCAAACATCTATGCGCTGGGCGATTGCGCTGAAGTCGATGGGCTGAACCTGCTTTACGTCATGCCGCTGATGAACTGCGCCCGAGCATTGGCGCAAACCCTCGCTGGCACGCCCACACCCGTCAAATATGGCCCAATGCCGGTCACGGTGAAAACGCCGGTTTGCCCGCTGGTTGTGTCTCCGCCGCCCAAGGGCTCGGAGGGTGTCTGGACCGTGGAAGGTGGGAGCGCCGACATCAAGGCGCTGTGCCGCGACGGCGACGGCAACCTGCTGGGTTACGCCCTGACAGGCGCTGCGGTGATGGACAAGCTTGCCTTGAACAAGGCTTTGCCCCCACTGCTTGCTTGA
- a CDS encoding helicase, with product MKFRFLLWMLGLLMARASRNNPAFQQQLAGKDLAFQLQTADGKIARHFIVRDQRVKSRAGTFAAPAFVIAFKDAAYGFATMQARNKQLAFMQGIQDKNILVTGNAGLVMWFQGLTKYLKPRKKNKVAG from the coding sequence ATGAAGTTTCGTTTTCTACTCTGGATGTTGGGCCTGTTGATGGCCCGCGCCAGTCGCAACAATCCCGCCTTCCAGCAGCAACTCGCGGGGAAGGATCTGGCTTTCCAGTTGCAGACGGCTGACGGCAAGATCGCCCGGCATTTCATCGTGCGCGATCAACGCGTCAAGAGCCGCGCTGGCACCTTTGCGGCGCCTGCTTTCGTGATTGCTTTCAAGGATGCCGCTTACGGCTTCGCCACAATGCAGGCCCGGAACAAGCAGCTCGCTTTCATGCAGGGCATTCAAGACAAAAACATCCTGGTCACCGGCAACGCCGGATTGGTGATGTGGTTTCAGGGGCTGACAAAGTATTTGAAGCCGAGGAAGAAGAACAAGGTCGCGGGCTGA
- the phoR gene encoding phosphate regulon sensor histidine kinase PhoR, which translates to MLVTVSLLAGLISGHYGGCLAIGLGLYLAWTLKQLLRLHDWLRHHKPDEPPPDGYGLWGEVFDSIYHLQRRDQRVRGRLQAVIDRVQESTAALKDAVIMLDSDGNLEWWNRAAETLLGLKTPQDSGQPVTNLVRHPRFKEYFEHANYVEPLEIPSPVNDRLRIQMLITRYGNNEHLMLVRDVTRMHQLEQMRKDFVANVSHELRTPLTVICGYLETLLDNVEEVNPRWVRALQQMHQQGGRMQTLLNDLLLLAKLEATDYPSDNQPVAVSSLLQSITNDAQALSGSKNQQITLDLESDVSLKGSEAELRSAFSNLIFNAVKYTPAEGKIRIRWWSDGRGAHLSVQDSGIGIDSKHIPRLTERFYRVDSSRASNTGGTGLGLAIVKHVLLRHRAALEINSVPGKGSVFICNFAPAQMTKA; encoded by the coding sequence ATGTTGGTCACAGTCTCGCTGCTGGCCGGTTTGATCAGCGGGCATTACGGCGGGTGTCTGGCAATCGGTCTGGGGCTTTATCTGGCCTGGACCCTCAAACAGCTGTTGCGCCTGCACGACTGGCTTCGCCATCACAAACCCGACGAGCCGCCACCCGATGGCTATGGCTTGTGGGGTGAGGTGTTCGACAGCATTTACCATCTGCAGCGTCGCGATCAGCGCGTGCGTGGCCGCCTGCAAGCGGTTATCGACCGTGTCCAGGAATCCACTGCCGCGCTGAAAGATGCGGTGATCATGCTCGACAGCGACGGCAACCTGGAATGGTGGAACCGCGCCGCCGAAACCTTGCTGGGCCTGAAGACGCCCCAGGACAGCGGTCAGCCGGTGACCAATCTGGTCCGCCACCCGCGGTTCAAGGAGTACTTCGAACACGCTAATTACGTCGAACCGCTGGAAATCCCTTCGCCGGTCAATGACCGCTTGCGCATTCAGATGCTGATCACCCGCTACGGCAACAACGAGCATTTGATGCTGGTGCGCGACGTGACGCGCATGCATCAGCTGGAGCAAATGCGCAAAGACTTCGTCGCCAACGTGTCCCATGAGCTGCGCACTCCGTTGACGGTCATCTGCGGGTATCTGGAGACGCTGCTGGATAACGTCGAGGAAGTGAATCCGCGCTGGGTCAGGGCGTTGCAGCAAATGCATCAGCAAGGCGGGCGCATGCAGACGCTGCTCAACGACCTGTTGCTGCTGGCCAAGCTGGAAGCCACCGATTACCCGTCCGATAACCAGCCCGTGGCCGTGTCGTCGCTGCTGCAAAGCATCACCAACGATGCTCAAGCCCTGTCGGGAAGCAAGAATCAGCAGATCACTCTGGACCTGGAAAGCGACGTAAGCCTCAAGGGCAGCGAGGCGGAGCTGCGCAGCGCGTTCTCCAACCTGATCTTCAATGCCGTCAAATACACACCGGCCGAGGGCAAGATCCGTATCCGCTGGTGGAGTGACGGGCGTGGCGCGCACCTGAGTGTGCAGGACTCCGGCATCGGCATCGACAGCAAACACATTCCGCGCCTGACCGAGCGCTTCTACCGCGTCGACTCCAGCCGCGCATCAAACACCGGCGGGACAGGCCTGGGCCTGGCGATCGTCAAGCACGTGCTGCTGCGCCACCGCGCGGCACTGGAAATCAACAGCGTCCCCGGCAAGGGCAGTGTGTTTATCTGCAACTTTGCCCCGGCCCAGATGACCAAAGCCTAG
- a CDS encoding chorismate--pyruvate lyase family protein: MIQQTPAFPAPEWLLRDQLLEAPSPVVLEWLFHEDSLTRRLNRLSDNRFCVKPQFEGWQDLREDECAALQLPEGSEGWVREVYLLGHDEKWVFARSVAGRTALEHDGLHMDELGTRSLGELLFSDKAFARGPLQVCHYPAQWLPQTDAQQGLWGRRSCFSRGALSILVAEVFLPTAWRAIEANLPLHAQEGR, translated from the coding sequence GTGATCCAGCAAACCCCTGCATTTCCAGCGCCCGAGTGGCTTTTGCGCGATCAGTTGCTCGAAGCACCCTCGCCTGTCGTTCTTGAGTGGCTGTTCCACGAAGATTCTTTGACACGACGCCTGAACCGGCTCTCCGACAACCGCTTCTGCGTCAAGCCGCAGTTCGAAGGCTGGCAGGATCTGCGTGAAGATGAGTGTGCCGCGCTGCAATTGCCTGAGGGCAGCGAAGGCTGGGTGCGGGAAGTCTATCTACTGGGCCACGATGAAAAGTGGGTGTTTGCCCGCAGCGTTGCTGGGCGAACTGCACTGGAGCATGACGGCCTGCACATGGACGAACTCGGCACCCGGTCGCTGGGCGAGTTACTGTTCAGCGATAAAGCCTTCGCCCGCGGCCCGCTGCAGGTCTGCCACTATCCTGCGCAATGGCTGCCCCAGACTGACGCACAGCAGGGCTTGTGGGGACGTCGCTCCTGTTTCAGCCGGGGGGCTTTAAGCATTCTGGTGGCGGAAGTGTTTCTGCCCACGGCATGGCGCGCGATCGAAGCCAACCTTCCGCTGCACGCCCAAGAGGGCCGCTGA
- a CDS encoding rubredoxin, giving the protein MKKWQCIVCGLIYNEADGWPDDGIAPGTLWQDVPEDWLCPDCGVGKMDFEMIEIG; this is encoded by the coding sequence ATGAAAAAGTGGCAATGCATAGTCTGTGGCCTCATCTACAACGAAGCCGACGGTTGGCCTGATGACGGCATCGCGCCGGGCACGCTCTGGCAGGATGTGCCGGAAGACTGGCTGTGCCCTGACTGCGGCGTCGGCAAAATGGATTTTGAGATGATCGAAATCGGCTGA
- a CDS encoding hemolysin family protein codes for MDPSPGISLASLFADFGMILFAMVLVLLNGFFVAAEFAMVKLRSTRVESIAEKNGWRGRILRTVHSQLDAYLSACQLGITLASLGLGWVGEPAFAHLLAPLLETVGVESPEVVRGVSFFSAFFMISYLHIVVGELAPKSWAIRKPELLSLWTAVPLYLFYWAMYPAIYLLNASANGILRIAGQGEPGPHHEHHYSREELKLILHSSRGQDPSDQGMRVLASAVEMGELEVVDWANSREDMVSLEFNAPLKEILAMFRRHKFSRYPVYDSDRNEFVGLLHIKDLLLELAALDHLPESFNLAELTRPLERVSKHMPLSRLLEQFRQGGAHFALVEEADGKIIGYLTMEDVLEVLVGDIQDEHRKAERGILAYQPGKLLVRGDTPLFKVERLLGIDLDHVEAETLAGLIYDSLKRVPEEEEVMEVEGLRIIIKKMKGPKIVLAKVLKLD; via the coding sequence ATGGACCCTTCCCCTGGTATTAGCCTGGCTTCACTCTTCGCCGATTTCGGCATGATTCTTTTCGCAATGGTGTTGGTTCTGCTCAACGGATTCTTCGTTGCGGCCGAGTTCGCCATGGTCAAACTGCGCTCCACCCGCGTGGAGTCCATTGCCGAGAAAAACGGTTGGCGCGGACGCATTCTGCGCACCGTTCACAGCCAGCTGGATGCTTATCTGTCAGCCTGCCAGCTGGGTATTACGCTGGCGTCGCTGGGACTGGGATGGGTCGGCGAGCCGGCGTTCGCGCACCTGCTTGCGCCGCTGCTCGAGACAGTCGGCGTGGAGTCGCCCGAGGTCGTCAGAGGCGTGTCGTTCTTCAGCGCCTTTTTCATGATTTCGTACCTGCACATCGTGGTGGGTGAACTGGCGCCGAAATCCTGGGCCATTCGCAAACCCGAGCTGTTGTCGCTGTGGACGGCGGTGCCGCTGTACCTCTTCTACTGGGCGATGTACCCGGCCATCTACCTGCTCAACGCCAGTGCCAACGGCATTCTGCGCATCGCAGGCCAGGGCGAGCCCGGCCCGCATCACGAGCATCATTACAGCCGTGAAGAGCTCAAGCTGATCCTGCACTCAAGCCGCGGTCAGGACCCGAGCGACCAAGGCATGCGCGTACTGGCCTCCGCCGTGGAAATGGGCGAGCTGGAAGTGGTGGACTGGGCAAATTCCCGCGAAGACATGGTCTCGCTGGAATTCAACGCCCCGCTCAAGGAAATCCTTGCGATGTTCCGCCGGCACAAGTTCAGCCGGTACCCGGTGTATGACTCGGACCGCAATGAGTTTGTGGGTCTGTTGCACATCAAGGACCTGCTGCTGGAGCTGGCGGCGCTGGATCACCTTCCCGAGTCCTTCAACCTTGCCGAGCTCACGCGGCCGCTGGAGCGCGTGTCCAAGCACATGCCGTTGTCGCGCCTGCTGGAGCAGTTCCGTCAGGGCGGCGCGCACTTTGCGCTGGTCGAAGAAGCCGACGGCAAGATCATCGGCTACCTGACGATGGAAGACGTGCTGGAAGTGCTGGTGGGCGACATTCAGGACGAACATCGCAAGGCCGAGCGCGGCATTCTGGCCTATCAGCCGGGCAAGCTGCTGGTGCGCGGGGATACGCCGCTATTCAAGGTCGAGCGCCTGCTGGGCATCGATCTGGACCACGTGGAAGCTGAAACCCTGGCTGGCCTGATCTACGACAGCCTCAAGCGCGTGCCTGAGGAAGAGGAAGTCATGGAAGTCGAAGGCCTGCGCATCATCATCAAAAAGATGAAAGGCCCGAAGATCGTGCTGGCGAAGGTGCTGAAGCTGGATTGA